The following proteins are encoded in a genomic region of Thiomicrospira sp. R3:
- a CDS encoding CRISPR-associated endonuclease Cas2 yields the protein MPNKYSAIIAYDIKDNATRLKMLNTLKRWRLDGQKSVHECLLSANQAKKLFAELSSLADPTTDRVLLEWVNPSRPIYNRGTGGSLGFFQQIFYIK from the coding sequence ATGCCAAATAAATATTCAGCAATTATTGCATATGACATAAAAGACAATGCCACTCGACTTAAAATGCTCAACACCTTAAAAAGATGGCGTTTAGATGGGCAAAAATCAGTGCATGAGTGTTTATTAAGCGCCAACCAAGCCAAAAAATTGTTTGCCGAGTTGAGTAGCCTAGCAGACCCAACAACCGATCGAGTCCTCCTCGAGTGGGTAAATCCATCACGCCCAATCTATAACCGCGGCACGGGGGGTAGCCTAGGATTTTTTCAGCAAATCTTTTATATCAAATAA
- a CDS encoding CRISPR-associated endonuclease Cas1 produces MNAFPVVIDRKDSQVSIESTTLVIRTPETTKQTIPLHLISQLIIHGKPSVESDVWRQLEQLTDFLKNHVG; encoded by the coding sequence ATGAATGCATTTCCAGTCGTTATAGATCGTAAAGATTCCCAGGTTAGTATCGAAAGCACCACCCTGGTTATTCGCACACCAGAAACAACAAAACAAACCATTCCATTGCATCTAATAAGCCAGCTTATTATTCACGGCAAACCCAGTGTTGAAAGTGACGTTTGGCGACAATTAGAACAATTAACAGACTTTTTAAAAAACCATGTTGGTTAG
- a CDS encoding IS5 family transposase — translation MKTKRTALKTDLFAQVYHQDKLNHLGDPLQDIAQHIDFDALAQSIASYIDYGDQSKGGRPPYPLDVMVRILVLKHLYNHSDEQMEYQLLDRMSYKRFCGLTDALTVPDRTTIWTFENRLGQAGANQLFQALDSQLNQQGYIARGGQIIDASLIPAPKQKLTKKEKALIKQNAIPADWSPAKRRQKDLDATWTKKHGQSTFGYKLTVNIDNQHKLIRAIHPDTAAPHDTNHFDKVLCANTSQDIYADSGYTGQQREAELKQKQHRVHIQRKGKRNKPLSPAQQKRNNRIAKVRARVEHSFASIAHMGGKCIRTIGQARANFKMAMMALCHNIKRLAWLENQPCKAA, via the coding sequence ATGAAAACCAAACGCACCGCCTTAAAAACTGACTTGTTTGCCCAAGTGTATCATCAAGATAAACTCAACCATCTTGGTGATCCGCTGCAAGACATTGCCCAGCATATCGACTTCGATGCCTTAGCCCAGTCGATAGCGTCTTATATTGACTATGGCGACCAATCCAAAGGTGGCCGTCCGCCTTATCCACTGGATGTGATGGTTCGGATATTGGTTCTCAAGCACCTCTATAACCATTCTGATGAGCAGATGGAGTACCAACTGCTTGATCGAATGAGTTACAAGCGGTTTTGCGGTTTAACCGATGCGCTCACGGTTCCCGACCGCACCACTATTTGGACGTTTGAAAACCGTCTTGGTCAAGCCGGTGCTAACCAGCTGTTTCAAGCTCTCGATAGCCAACTCAATCAACAAGGCTATATTGCGCGCGGTGGGCAAATCATTGATGCCAGCTTAATTCCAGCCCCCAAACAAAAACTCACTAAAAAAGAAAAAGCACTCATCAAACAAAACGCCATACCCGCCGACTGGTCGCCAGCTAAACGTCGACAAAAAGACCTCGATGCAACCTGGACCAAAAAGCATGGTCAAAGCACCTTTGGCTACAAGCTCACCGTGAACATCGACAACCAACACAAACTGATTCGAGCAATTCACCCGGATACGGCCGCACCGCATGACACCAACCACTTTGACAAGGTGCTGTGCGCCAATACCAGTCAAGACATCTATGCCGACAGCGGCTACACCGGGCAGCAACGTGAAGCGGAACTCAAACAAAAACAACACCGAGTTCACATCCAGCGCAAAGGCAAGCGAAACAAACCGCTGAGCCCAGCTCAACAAAAACGCAATAACCGTATCGCCAAGGTACGTGCCCGCGTTGAGCACAGCTTTGCCTCCATCGCGCACATGGGCGGTAAATGTATCCGCACCATTGGCCAGGCACGCGCCAACTTCAAAATGGCCATGATGGCGTTATGCCACAATATTAAACGCCTAGCATGGTTAGAAAACCAGCCGTGCAAGGCCGCCTGA
- the hsdR gene encoding EcoAI/FtnUII family type I restriction enzme subunit R has protein sequence MVLTNSTKAVLTETDIITKFILPAVIQNGWDNLTQIRQEVKLRDGKVVVRGQIAARKTVKSADIVLYYKPNLPLAVIEAKANKHEIGKGMQQALDYAGLLDVPFVFASNGDGFIFHDKTATSGAIETQLSLEDFPSPEALWQKYCAWKGYTDSQLPIITQPYHDDGSGKSPRYYQLQAINKTIEAISAGKNRILLVMATGTGKTYTAFQIIWRLWKSKAKKRILFLADRNALVDQTKDNDFRPFDTAMTKIKKRTVDPAYEIHLGLYQALTGPEESQKAYKQVSPDFFDLIVIDECHRGSAAEDSAWREILEYFSSATQIGLTATPKETDEVSNIDYFGEPVYSYSLKEGIEDGFLAPYKVVRVDLDVDALGWRPTKGQTDKHGEVIPDRIYNAKDFDRNLVIDERTQLVAETITAYLKRTDPMAKTIVFCNDIDHAERMRRTLVNLNPEQIKKNDKYVMKITGDDEAGKAQLYNFINPKKAYPVIATTSELMTSGVDAKTCKLVVLDQSIQSMTKFKQIIGRGTRIDDRYGKLWFTILDFKKATELFADERFDGIPEKVMVTRPGDIIDENNPDFEAQLNATDNENEAESMLNESEGDYQTNSNPDEDVWQTNETETGGELGGEKQPFIKYHVAGVTVKKLAERVQYYDADGKLVTESFKDYTKKTVQQQYASMDEFIKKWQSADRKQAVIDELAAQGVIWQALEDDVSRDLDPFDLICHVAFDQPPLTRKERADNVKKRNYFTKYSETAQQVLNALLDKYADTGIREIESKDVFKVTPFSEMGRPLEIVKNAFGSKQAYEQAITELEDLLYMTS, from the coding sequence ATGGTGCTAACAAACTCAACGAAGGCTGTTCTAACTGAAACAGACATCATCACCAAATTCATCTTGCCAGCGGTGATTCAAAACGGTTGGGATAATCTCACTCAAATTCGCCAAGAAGTAAAACTGCGTGATGGTAAAGTGGTGGTGCGCGGTCAAATTGCGGCCCGTAAAACCGTAAAGTCAGCTGACATTGTTTTGTATTACAAACCCAATCTGCCGCTTGCGGTGATTGAAGCCAAAGCCAATAAACACGAAATCGGCAAAGGTATGCAACAGGCGTTGGATTATGCAGGCCTGCTGGATGTGCCGTTTGTGTTTGCCAGCAATGGCGATGGTTTTATTTTCCACGACAAAACCGCGACCAGCGGTGCGATTGAAACTCAACTCAGCCTCGAAGACTTTCCAAGCCCAGAAGCCCTGTGGCAAAAGTATTGTGCCTGGAAAGGTTACACGGATTCACAACTGCCGATTATTACCCAACCTTATCACGATGACGGCAGCGGCAAATCACCGCGTTATTACCAACTGCAAGCGATTAACAAAACCATCGAGGCCATCTCCGCCGGTAAAAACCGGATTTTACTGGTCATGGCAACCGGCACCGGTAAAACCTATACCGCGTTTCAGATCATCTGGCGGTTATGGAAATCGAAAGCCAAAAAACGCATTCTGTTTTTAGCCGATCGAAATGCTCTGGTTGATCAAACCAAAGATAATGACTTTAGACCGTTTGACACCGCGATGACAAAAATAAAAAAGCGAACCGTGGATCCCGCCTATGAAATCCACCTTGGTTTGTATCAAGCCCTCACCGGGCCGGAAGAATCGCAAAAAGCCTACAAGCAAGTGTCACCGGACTTTTTTGATTTGATTGTAATTGATGAATGCCATCGCGGTAGTGCGGCGGAAGACTCCGCATGGCGTGAAATTTTGGAATATTTTAGTTCCGCCACGCAAATCGGTTTAACCGCTACACCGAAGGAAACCGACGAAGTATCGAATATCGATTACTTTGGCGAACCGGTTTACAGTTACTCCCTTAAAGAAGGCATTGAGGATGGTTTTCTGGCGCCTTACAAAGTGGTGCGGGTTGATTTAGATGTCGATGCACTCGGCTGGCGACCGACCAAAGGGCAAACCGATAAGCACGGTGAGGTGATTCCTGACCGTATTTACAATGCCAAAGATTTTGACCGCAACCTCGTGATTGATGAGCGCACCCAACTGGTCGCGGAAACCATTACCGCCTATCTCAAACGCACCGACCCAATGGCCAAAACTATTGTGTTTTGTAATGACATCGATCATGCCGAACGTATGCGTCGAACTTTGGTTAATCTCAACCCGGAACAGATCAAGAAAAACGACAAATACGTGATGAAAATCACCGGCGATGACGAAGCCGGCAAGGCGCAGCTTTATAACTTTATTAACCCGAAAAAAGCCTATCCGGTGATTGCGACCACCTCCGAACTCATGACCTCTGGTGTCGATGCCAAAACCTGTAAATTAGTCGTGCTGGATCAAAGTATTCAATCCATGACCAAATTCAAACAAATTATCGGGCGCGGCACGCGGATTGATGATCGCTATGGCAAACTTTGGTTCACCATTCTCGACTTTAAAAAAGCCACCGAATTGTTTGCAGATGAACGCTTTGACGGTATACCGGAAAAGGTTATGGTGACCAGGCCTGGTGATATTATCGATGAAAATAACCCCGATTTTGAAGCACAGCTTAACGCCACTGATAATGAAAATGAAGCTGAATCAATGTTGAACGAATCAGAAGGCGATTATCAAACGAACTCAAATCCTGATGAAGACGTTTGGCAGACCAATGAAACCGAAACCGGCGGCGAATTGGGCGGGGAAAAACAACCCTTTATCAAATACCACGTTGCCGGTGTCACCGTTAAAAAACTCGCTGAACGCGTGCAGTATTACGATGCCGATGGCAAACTGGTCACAGAATCCTTCAAAGACTACACCAAAAAAACCGTACAGCAACAATACGCGTCAATGGACGAGTTTATTAAAAAGTGGCAATCCGCTGACCGTAAACAAGCGGTAATTGACGAACTCGCCGCCCAAGGTGTTATTTGGCAAGCTTTAGAAGACGATGTTAGTCGAGATTTAGACCCGTTCGATTTAATCTGTCACGTTGCGTTTGACCAGCCACCACTGACACGCAAAGAGCGCGCAGATAACGTCAAAAAACGCAACTACTTCACCAAGTATTCAGAAACCGCCCAACAAGTGCTCAACGCCTTGCTCGACAAATACGCCGACACCGGTATCAGAGAAATCGAATCCAAAGATGTCTTCAAAGTCACACCATTCAGCGAAATGGGGCGACCACTTGAAATTGTCAAAAACGCCTTTGGTTCAAAGCAAGCCTATGAGCAAGCGATTACTGAACTAGAAGACCTGCTTTATATGACAAGCTGA
- a CDS encoding cold shock domain-containing protein has product MRGTIKFYSREKGFGFIYTDENDGDIYFRVQEWKEHSSPNSNDIVEFETKPGRKGPEAINIKCIRSASERKESEIQARREANDDRVTCPHCIKQIVPRVNFYNGKPQASYCPYCGGKVKDFGWCFIATAVYEDYNHPNVLVLRSFRDNQLKNSSLGRKFVALYYRKSPAVAKKLKNMPYVSAVIRTLLNSFVFVYNALIKNK; this is encoded by the coding sequence ATGAGAGGTACTATTAAATTCTACAGTAGAGAGAAAGGTTTTGGGTTCATTTACACAGATGAAAATGATGGTGATATTTATTTTCGTGTTCAAGAGTGGAAAGAACACTCATCACCAAATTCAAATGACATCGTAGAATTTGAGACGAAGCCTGGCCGAAAAGGGCCTGAGGCTATTAATATCAAATGCATTAGAAGTGCTTCTGAACGAAAAGAAAGTGAGATTCAAGCACGTCGAGAAGCCAATGATGACAGGGTGACTTGCCCACACTGTATTAAACAAATTGTTCCAAGAGTTAACTTCTACAATGGTAAGCCACAAGCTAGCTACTGTCCGTATTGTGGTGGAAAAGTTAAAGATTTTGGATGGTGTTTTATTGCAACAGCTGTTTATGAAGACTACAACCATCCCAATGTTTTAGTTCTACGAAGTTTCAGAGATAACCAATTAAAAAATTCATCTTTGGGTAGAAAATTTGTTGCACTCTATTATCGTAAATCTCCAGCCGTTGCGAAAAAGTTAAAAAATATGCCTTATGTATCAGCCGTTATAAGAACCCTATTAAACAGTTTTGTTTTTGTCTATAACGCCTTAATTAAAAACAAATAA
- a CDS encoding N-6 DNA methylase yields the protein MSISSVIKSIQDIMRKDAGVDGDAQRLGQLSWLLFLKIFDAQEEELEFELDNYQAPIPEHYLWRNWAADADGLTGDALLDFINGDLFPRLKDLTAPMTTNPRGFVVKEAFSDAFNYMKNGTLLRQVINKLNEIDFGNSQERHLFGDMYEQILKDLQSAGNAGEFYTPRAVTEFMVNHLNPQLGEKVFDPACGTGGFLASATEHLRKQVKTVDDQKQLQTQIWGVEKKQLPHLLCTTNMLLHGIEVPVQIRHDNTLSKPLSSWDADTDVIITNPPFGGTEEDGIEQNFPTEFRTRETADLFLQLIVEVLKDGGRAAVVLPDGTLFGEGVKTKIKKMLVEECNLHTIVRLPNGVFNPYTGIKTNILFFTKGQKTEKIWYYEHPYPEGVKNYSKTKPMKFDEFQTEIDWWGHEDDGFANRVETNQAWCVSIDEIIERNYNLDIKNPHQEQQEVHDPQQLLEQYQQQQTELQNLRDQLKSILGQALNR from the coding sequence ATGTCTATATCCAGTGTTATTAAATCCATTCAAGACATCATGCGCAAAGACGCAGGCGTTGATGGCGATGCTCAGCGTCTTGGTCAGCTTTCTTGGCTATTGTTCCTCAAAATTTTCGATGCGCAAGAAGAAGAGTTGGAATTCGAACTCGATAATTACCAAGCGCCGATTCCTGAACACTACCTTTGGCGCAACTGGGCGGCGGATGCCGACGGCTTAACCGGTGATGCACTGCTCGATTTTATCAACGGCGATTTATTCCCCAGGCTCAAAGACCTCACCGCACCGATGACCACCAACCCACGCGGATTTGTGGTGAAAGAAGCCTTTAGCGATGCGTTTAACTACATGAAAAACGGCACGCTACTGCGCCAAGTGATTAACAAACTCAATGAAATCGACTTTGGCAATTCACAAGAACGCCACCTGTTTGGCGATATGTATGAACAAATCCTTAAAGATCTGCAATCCGCCGGTAACGCCGGTGAGTTTTACACCCCCAGAGCGGTCACCGAATTTATGGTCAATCACCTTAACCCGCAACTGGGCGAAAAGGTTTTCGACCCGGCTTGTGGCACCGGCGGGTTCTTAGCCTCCGCCACCGAACATCTGCGTAAACAAGTCAAAACTGTTGACGACCAAAAACAACTGCAAACCCAAATTTGGGGTGTTGAAAAGAAACAACTGCCGCATTTGCTTTGTACCACCAATATGTTGTTACATGGCATTGAAGTGCCGGTGCAAATTCGCCACGATAACACCCTAAGCAAACCGCTATCGAGTTGGGATGCCGATACCGATGTGATTATCACAAACCCGCCGTTTGGCGGCACCGAAGAAGACGGCATCGAACAAAACTTCCCGACCGAATTCCGCACCCGTGAAACCGCCGATTTGTTTTTGCAACTGATTGTCGAAGTGCTGAAAGACGGCGGGCGTGCCGCTGTCGTGTTGCCCGACGGCACCTTGTTTGGCGAAGGCGTGAAAACCAAAATCAAAAAAATGCTGGTCGAAGAATGCAACCTGCACACCATTGTCCGTTTGCCGAATGGCGTGTTTAACCCTTACACCGGCATTAAAACCAATATCTTGTTTTTCACCAAAGGTCAGAAAACCGAAAAAATTTGGTATTACGAACATCCTTATCCCGAAGGCGTGAAGAACTACAGCAAAACCAAACCGATGAAGTTTGACGAATTTCAAACCGAAATCGACTGGTGGGGCCATGAAGATGACGGTTTTGCCAATCGTGTTGAAACCAACCAGGCCTGGTGCGTCAGTATTGACGAGATTATCGAGCGCAATTACAACCTCGATATTAAAAACCCGCACCAAGAACAGCAAGAAGTGCACGACCCGCAACAACTGCTGGAACAGTATCAACAGCAACAAACCGAATTGCAAAATCTGCGCGACCAGTTAAAAAGCATTTTAGGGCAAGCGTTAAATCGATGA
- a CDS encoding Abi family protein: MSNHNLHYALSAARLSTFENALSNHPQFSDLAEFYMWNAQISAAFLVPLHFVEVVSRNAIAQAIEIKFGERWPWSAQFERSLPNAGPNHYQHRNELIRTREKFRHTGQVIAELKFVFWQTMMTKRFYQSLWQNHIQQIFPNFNNHATAEQNRLRVYNDLERIRRLRNRIAHHEPIFNRDLQADYDAITDLIQARCQHTAQWMQTHQQVTPLLSKIKRTQP; the protein is encoded by the coding sequence ATGTCAAACCATAATTTACACTATGCGCTTTCAGCGGCCCGTTTAAGCACCTTTGAAAACGCGCTGTCCAATCATCCTCAATTTAGCGATCTAGCCGAGTTTTATATGTGGAATGCGCAAATATCGGCAGCCTTTTTAGTGCCACTGCACTTTGTTGAAGTGGTCAGTCGCAACGCCATTGCACAGGCAATTGAAATTAAGTTTGGTGAGCGCTGGCCTTGGTCGGCTCAATTTGAGCGAAGCTTGCCCAATGCCGGCCCCAATCATTACCAACACCGCAACGAATTAATTAGAACGCGCGAGAAATTTCGTCATACCGGGCAAGTGATCGCCGAACTAAAGTTTGTGTTTTGGCAAACCATGATGACCAAGCGTTTTTATCAAAGTCTTTGGCAAAATCATATCCAACAGATTTTTCCAAATTTTAATAACCACGCCACTGCCGAACAAAATCGCCTGCGTGTGTATAACGATTTGGAGCGTATTCGCCGATTAAGAAACCGCATCGCCCATCACGAACCGATTTTTAACCGCGATTTGCAAGCTGACTACGATGCCATTACCGACTTAATACAAGCGCGTTGCCAGCACACTGCCCAATGGATGCAAACCCATCAGCAGGTCACGCCCTTGTTAAGCAAAATAAAAAGAACGCAACCATGA
- a CDS encoding IS30 family transposase: MNYKQLTIDERYQIQAYLKIGLSQKEIASHLEPHPSTIGREIKRNTGMRGYRPKQANQFSVERRGAALKAIKLTEAIKDKVKILIQQELSPDQVCFYLEKNDIVKLHHETIYRMVLADKKQQGTLYQHLRHLHKTHRKRYGSYDRRGRIKNAVSIDERPEIVDEKSRIGDWEGDTIIGKDRKSAIYTLVERKTLYTIIVKLMGKNASDLADRAIKVLKPMAEQIHTITYDNGLEFADHERMAKELNAKIYFAHPYSSWERGINENTNGLIRQYFPKGTDFNEVTQEQIDFVMYRLNTRPRKTREGKQPVELFLGKAVDLLAA; this comes from the coding sequence ATGAACTATAAACAGTTGACCATTGATGAACGATACCAAATACAAGCCTATTTGAAAATAGGCTTGTCACAAAAAGAAATTGCTTCGCACTTAGAACCTCACCCCTCAACCATTGGGCGCGAAATAAAGCGCAATACAGGGATGCGAGGATACCGGCCTAAGCAGGCCAATCAATTTAGTGTAGAACGAAGAGGTGCTGCCCTAAAAGCCATTAAGCTCACAGAGGCCATTAAGGACAAGGTGAAGATATTAATTCAACAGGAGCTTAGTCCAGATCAGGTCTGTTTCTACCTTGAAAAAAACGACATTGTAAAGTTGCATCATGAAACAATCTATCGCATGGTTCTGGCCGATAAAAAGCAACAAGGCACACTGTATCAACACCTTAGGCATTTACACAAAACGCATAGAAAGCGCTATGGAAGTTATGATCGACGTGGAAGAATCAAGAATGCGGTTAGCATTGACGAGCGCCCAGAGATTGTCGATGAAAAAAGCCGAATTGGCGACTGGGAAGGTGACACCATTATCGGCAAAGACCGAAAAAGCGCGATTTATACATTGGTTGAAAGAAAAACGCTCTATACAATTATCGTCAAGCTTATGGGCAAGAATGCCAGTGACCTTGCAGATAGAGCCATAAAAGTTCTCAAGCCTATGGCCGAGCAGATTCATACCATAACCTATGACAATGGTTTAGAATTTGCCGACCACGAACGTATGGCAAAAGAATTAAACGCAAAGATCTACTTTGCACACCCTTACTCATCTTGGGAAAGAGGCATAAATGAAAACACCAACGGCCTCATCCGCCAGTATTTCCCAAAGGGAACCGACTTTAATGAAGTTACCCAAGAGCAAATAGATTTTGTTATGTACCGGCTCAACACTCGCCCCCGAAAAACACGAGAAGGAAAGCAACCTGTTGAGCTGTTTTTAGGAAAAGCGGTTGATTTATTAGCGGCTTAA